The following nucleotide sequence is from Aspergillus luchuensis IFO 4308 DNA, chromosome 1, nearly complete sequence.
CGCAAGCACTGCAAAAGGCTCACCTGTCTCTACAATTATTCTGCACTTAATTTGTTCTTGAATTCATTTGTATCATTCTGTCAACACTAGATGCTGCTCAAAGCAAGTCAAGCATTGGTGCTTTTGGCCACTACTCTCTCAACATTCTACGCTCATTTTGCCAATGGCTATCACATACCTAAGCCGGATATTCCGGGTTTGAAAATACTTTCTATTACTGCATTTCTACTTCAGGACTACCCAATTACGGGCGTGCAGGTGAATCCTATACAGTCGCAGAATGTGACTATCAGCTTCTGGAATGTCACCGTTACCTATACGCATCCGGGCTGGGATGACCTGATTCATGCGCACGTTTGGATACCATTGTCTGGATGGAACAATCGGCTCCAGGCagtcggaggaggagggtgggcaGGGCTTGTGGACTATGGCACATTAGCTCTGCCTGTCTATCAAGGATTTGCAGCTGCCGGGTCTGACATGGGCCACGACAGGATTCCTTGGTCAGCAAAATCATGGGCTCTCGAGGATGCCTCGGGCCACGTGAACTTCGCCCGACTGGCTGATTTCTTCTCAACCTGTCTCTATGAGCTGTCGCTTCTCGCCAAGTATATCATACAAGAGTTCTATGGAACACTACCTGCTTACTCCTACTGGAACGGCTGCTCGACTGGCGGGCGCCAGGGATTGGAGATCGCCCAACGATGGCCCGATGCATTCGACGGCATATTGGCGGGGGCGCCAACCATAAACTGGGCGCAGTTCGTCCCTGCAAACTACTGGCCAACATTCGTCATGAACCAGCTTGGGGTCTATCCCTCCCCCTGCGTCATGGAAAAGATAACGGATGCAGCAGTCGCTTACTGCGATGGTCAGGACGGTGTTGTCGATGGAATCATTGCTCTGCCGTCGCTTTGCAACTTTAATCCCCTTACTCTCATAGGGATGGAGGTTTGGTGTGAATGTATTCCCAGCATAATTACTGCGGAAGTGGCATTACTTGCAGTGTCATACTGGGCAGGTCTAACTGCTAAAGATGGGACCCCTTTATGGTACGGTTTCAATCAGGGTACGCCATGGAATTATACGATCTGCACTGCTACCGATGATATTGGGAATCACCGATGTCATTCTTTGCCCGATTACTTGAGCGTGGACTGGCTGCAATTTTTTGTTGCTCAAGATCCCGATATCGACTTGGTTGACATGGATCATGCTGAGTTTGAGTCCCTCTTCtatcaatccatcatcggATATAAAGCAATTACCGATGCTAACAATCCCGATCTCTACGACTTCAAGAATAGAGGGGGAAAGATTATCCATTGGCATGGCTTAGCTGATTGGCAAGTTCCTCCAAATGGCTCTGTGGACTACTACAGAAAGGTCCAACTGCGTGATCCATCAGTCCAGGattattatctctatttTGAGGCGCCAGGAGTCGAACACTGTGGTAATGGAAAGGGACCAGCTCCAACTCGTTTGATGGAGTCATTAATGGCATGGGTTGAAGGAGGCATTGCTCCTGATCATCTGCACTCTGTCTctgaggatggtgggatgTCAAGGATTCTCTGTCCCTATCCTGCTACTGCGCAGTATATAGGAGGAGACCCTACAATTGCTTCATCGTTTGTCTGCCAGTAGATTGTTCAGCGCACGCGTTCTTTGATTGTGCTTCACCCCCTTTTGACTGCACTCTAGCATTACTACAGCCTTAAGTTAGTATAGTGTCAGTATTACTCTTAATATACTGTGCTCCATTCGGGACTAGCTTCACATATGGCTTATTCTCACCTATACCTTTGAGGTCCGCATGGCGCTAGAAAGATGATAATATAGAACATACACAATACTTCTGCACTGCTTCCCCCTCATGCCGAGTATACAGATTACCCGAAGCGGAAATCCACCTGACGTCATGATTAGTCTTTCAGTTTCTTTCTAATATCACATTTCCTCGGACTGCATTCTCTTTTCAACCATGAACAAGTGAAAACACCAATTGGCCATGGCATCAGCGTCTCCTCGAAAGAAAGTTGCCATCATAGGTGCCGGAGCAGCAGGCATGGTACagtcctccccttccctcccctacCATCCCTAACCCATTACGAACCCCGACTAACTACTAAAACCCCCCCAGTCCTGCGCCTCCACCCTATCCCAACACCCAGACAAATTCGAAATCCACCTCTTCGACTCGGCCCCCCATGCCGGCGGCCAAGCGACCTCTATCCCCCTCCCTGCCAACCACGGCGCAACCTGGCTCAACGACGGCGTCCAAGGCGGCTCATCCATATTCCGGCACACATTCAACTTCTTCCGACGCTACGGATACGAGCCTCAACCCGTACAACTCCAAGTATCCTTCGGCAAAGGTCCCGacagcttcttcaccaacatgtttccttcccccctcgtGGACAGATACTCCGCCGAGATCGAGAAACTCGGCCGCGTGCTGAAGTGGATTAAGCGGTTGATGCCACTCCTGGGTATACTGCCTATCAAGATTGTACTTCGGCTGTTCAGGTTCAGTGCAGAGTTCGGAAGTAAGATGGTTCTTCCGCTCATTGCACTGTTCTTGGGCACGGGGAACCAGACGCCGAATGTGTCGAGTGTGTTATTGGAGAGGCTCTTTGATGATCCGCAGATGAGGTTGTGGGATTTTGATCCCGATATGTTGTTGCCGAATCGGCCGGAGATGTTTACCTTTCCCGAGTTGGGGAGGTTTTATGGCGATTGGGTGGCGGATTTGGGGGAGAATAagggggtgagggtgaggttgGGGACCGAGGTGGAGATATTGAGGAGGGATGCTAagaagggggtggatttgAGGGTTTGGGATAGGGGtgagggtggggagagaaggtgggagggggtgatGCATGATGAACATTTTGATGAGCTTGTGCTGTGTGTGCCGGCTGATGAGGCGAAGAAGTTGCTAGGTAGGCATGCGACGTGGAGGGAGAAGTATGTGCTCGGGGGTGTGAGGTTCTACGATGATGTTACGGTCACGCATAGCGATGCGGACTACTTCAATAGTATCTTCGAAACGAGGTATAAGAGTGATCTGTGCGGGAAGGCGTCGAGCGAGGCGCGCAACGAGCAGATCTCGTTCGCGAAGCAGACACCGCGGTGTCGGAAGGACGGGTGGGATGGGTTTGCGCCTATGTACTATACGCATTCGTATGAGCAGGATCCGCAGAAGATTGAGATGGGCTTCGATTGTTCGAATTATCAGCATCAGTTCCGGGAggcgttgggggagggggcgcTGTCGTTGGAGCCAGATCGGCATGTTTATCAGACCATCTTTCTGAATAAACAGGAGTCGGATCTATGGACGTGGGAAAGCATcgacaaggacaagatcatTGCGAAGAAATGGTGGCATCAATTCGGACATAATTGGCAGCATTATATACGTGTGGTGCCGGGGATGATGTTCATTAATGGGAAAAATCGGACGTTGTATGCGGGGAGTTGGACGATGGTGGTGAGTACCTAGTCTTTTCACGGTTGTGGGTGTGTATCAGATGCTGATGACAGGCAGAACATGCATGAGATAGCTTGTATATCGGGCATTGCGGCTGCGTATCGACTTGGGGCGAGATATGTGCCATTAGATGATTTTGCGGAGGATTTCTTTGCTAAGTATTTGCTTGTGAGCCATGGGAAGAGGTATAAGAGATAAGTGTGGATTTAGGGGTACACAGGACCTTCATTCGTCCGTTAGGACTACGGatagttactactagtagttagctGCCAAGAACCTGGTCTTggatgagagggaagaaTCGAAGTACACTATACactcaaaagtctcgggacacttCAAATTTCTCTAATTTCTAACACAAATAACTCTCTCAAAAAATGAGATATAAGTCTCTAATtctgagtatatataaataactatcatatatatatatatataaatataataactaataaataatattcattatacaagaaataatttatcataaattaaaatctttactatttttttcgaCGCAAATATATTGaaaaatttatatgatatattatttttttttttatttttatattactcttTAAtcgatattaaatattttttatatatattattctttataaaactCAAAATTGATCATTTTgtgattttttaaaaatataaatataaaaatctattatttttttagtaaATTTTGTACGGGTtcctatataaaatatataattttctaattttaattatatttaaaccTATACAGTTtcatataaaaaattattaaaaaaaatattttggtagaatattaatcttttaatacttaaaaataatattattaattttaaaatttactATACCATATAAATTTGTtgagataaatagatttaaaatagatgagttttggtgtgatttggggggttgtcccgagacttttgagcACTTATTGTATGCAGCAGGCAAGGTTtacatgatcttcttcttcccctccatcccatctctaCCGTATCTTGCTCTTTCGCccttcatcaatcatcccatGCTGGATGTTGAAGCTGACTCCTTGTCGCCACCAGAAGgtccaccatggccaacgTCGCGCCTCCCATCACTTCCAGCACCGCTACCTCGGCCACGAACTCCTTGCCGATCCAGTTACACAACTCCACTGCCAGCAGTGAGTCGACGCGATAGGTATGGAGAGGCGCGTAAAcgtccacctccacctcctccgcaatCAGACGATATGAGTGGACCATTTTATCAATGATCGCTCGTCTCACAATCTCGCGGGCTTCGTGTAGAGAGGTTGTGGCCTGGAAGAGCTTCTTGAAATCCACCTGATCATGATCTTGGGACCACGAATTCTCCGGGATACTCTCAAGCTGGAGTCGGTAGAAGAGAGGGTTCTGGGTTAATGTGTTCTGTAGGTGCCCGTCACCACTCTCCCCAGAGATCCCAAACACCAGCTGTGCCGTGTCCAGGGTCAGGACAGGTCGGTTCGGGTTGCAGTAATGGTCCAGGATAGCATGGAGCTGCGCTCGAGTAACCGGGGCCAGAGATCCATACCCGAGCACCTTGTCGAGAAACCCATCCGTCTCCACGAGGATGCCGTCGTCGACCATGGGCCCCAGATCCAGCGAGATCGCTTTCTGTCCGCCGCCGACTCGGAAACGGGCCAGGCTGTCCATATATGAATTTCCCGCCGCGTAGTTGGACTGTCCGGTAAGTCCAATCACGTTACTAGCGGAGGAGAGCATGACAAAGAAGTCCAGGTCTCGGGGCAGGTTCGTCTCGAGATTCCAGGATCCGAGTGCCTTGCACTCCACGGACACCCGCCAATCCTCGTAGCTCATTTCACTGAACATTTGATCTCGCAGAACCATCGACCCTTGCACGCAACCTTTGATGGGCGGCATTCTCTGTGATACCTGTTGCAGAACTTGCTGGACCGATGCCgcatccatcacatcacacGGCGGGGTATGAATGTACACCCCTTGGTCGGATAACTCCTTAACAAGTTTCGATGCAGCCGTACCGGTTTTGACACCCGATCGTCCCAGAAGAACCAGATTTCGAGCTCCCCGGCCGACCATCCATCGTGCTATGGTCCGACCCAGCCCCCCGAGCCCGCCGGCAATCACGTACGTTGCATCCGAATCCAACTTGAACGGGGCCTTGGTGTCCAACATGGTAGGTACCTCGACATTCGCGGTAAGGTCGATGACAGTCTTCCCCATCGAAGCGCCATCCTGCATCGTGCGGAACGTTTGCTCAATCGAGCTTGCATCCTTGGCACTGCAAGGGGTCTGCATGCGAAGCCGGTACTCAGCCATGAGACTCAGTACGGTGTCGATGGACTCCCTGGCATCGTGTGGCCGATCGCTCATCCACCGCAGACTGTCAAATTGAACGAAAGAGGCTTGCCGGCCTGGCCGTGCACGTAAAGCAACGGCATCGGCGGAATTGCCCACCTGAATCAAGGATCCATAGGGTGACAGGCACTCCCACGACGCTTGTTGAATCTCTCCGCCCGAATAGCAAATAGCAACATCCACCCCGCGAGTGTTGGTGGCTTTCATCACACTACGGGCAAAGCTAGGATCGCGGCTGTAGAATATGTGATCCGGTGCGATTCCATACTCTTCGACCAGGcactgcttcttttctctggtGCTCACCGTGGTGTATACCTCGGCCCCAATGTACTGCGCGATTTGGATTGCCGCTTGACCCATGCCACCTGTCGCAGAATGAATGAGAATGCTTTGGTTCGAGCGCAGACGACCAATCTCGGCGAGAATGTGCCACATGACACCAAATGTGGCCGGGACACCAGCTGCATGATACAGAGGCAGACTGTCTTGAATCCGGTGGACGAAATGCTTCCGAGCCCTAACCCGGGTTTTGAACCGCCCAGGACCGAAAACAAGTACACGGTCGCCGGGATAGAAGCCGGAGAGCTCGCCAGCCTGTGCCACAACACCTGCACACTCGTGGCCGAAGGAAGCTTCGAGCTCTTGGCCTAGAGCAATCTGAACGTCTCGAAAATTGACGCCGACTGCTTGAGTGTCGATCTCGACTTCGTCCGATTGCAGAGGTTGATTAGCATCATGGTCGTCCACCCAATGCAGCGATGAAAGCAAGCCAGGAGTAGCACATGCCAGTTTGACAGGGCCCGCTTTACTCAACGGTTGGATGCTTGATGTTTGTGGCAGCGAGGTTGCGTGGATTTCATCCGTCAACCATTTCGTGGGCTCAACCCGTGGGATCTGCAGCattccatccacctccacaaaCTCATGCTCATGT
It contains:
- a CDS encoding uncharacterized protein (COG:S;~EggNog:ENOG410PFGS;~InterPro:IPR011118,IPR029058;~PFAM:PF07519;~SECRETED:SignalP(1-26);~antiSMASH:Cluster_1.9) produces the protein MLLKASQALVLLATTLSTFYAHFANGYHIPKPDIPGLKILSITAFLLQDYPITGVQVNPIQSQNVTISFWNVTVTYTHPGWDDLIHAHVWIPLSGWNNRLQAVGGGGWAGLVDYGTLALPVYQGFAAAGSDMGHDRIPWSAKSWALEDASGHVNFARLADFFSTCLYELSLLAKYIIQEFYGTLPAYSYWNGCSTGGRQGLEIAQRWPDAFDGILAGAPTINWAQFVPANYWPTFVMNQLGVYPSPCVMEKITDAAVAYCDGQDGVVDGIIALPSLCNFNPLTLIGMEVWCECIPSIITAEVALLAVSYWAGLTAKDGTPLWYGFNQGTPWNYTICTATDDIGNHRCHSLPDYLSVDWLQFFVAQDPDIDLVDMDHAEFESLFYQSIIGYKAITDANNPDLYDFKNRGGKIIHWHGLADWQVPPNGSVDYYRKVQLRDPSVQDYYLYFEAPGVEHCGNGKGPAPTRLMESLMAWVEGGIAPDHLHSVSEDGGMSRILCPYPATAQYIGGDPTIASSFVCQ
- a CDS encoding putative flavin-containing amine oxidasedehydrogenase (COG:S;~EggNog:ENOG410PFK2;~InterPro:IPR036188;~PFAM:PF13450;~antiSMASH:Cluster_1.9), with product MASASPRKKVAIIGAGAAGMSCASTLSQHPDKFEIHLFDSAPHAGGQATSIPLPANHGATWLNDGVQGGSSIFRHTFNFFRRYGYEPQPVQLQVSFGKGPDSFFTNMFPSPLVDRYSAEIEKLGRVLKWIKRLMPLLGILPIKIVLRLFRFSAEFGSKMVLPLIALFLGTGNQTPNVSSVLLERLFDDPQMRLWDFDPDMLLPNRPEMFTFPELGRFYGDWVADLGENKGVRVRLGTEVEILRRDAKKGVDLRVWDRGEGGERRWEGVMHDEHFDELVLCVPADEAKKLLGRHATWREKYVLGGVRFYDDVTVTHSDADYFNSIFETRYKSDLCGKASSEARNEQISFAKQTPRCRKDGWDGFAPMYYTHSYEQDPQKIEMGFDCSNYQHQFREALGEGALSLEPDRHVYQTIFLNKQESDLWTWESIDKDKIIAKKWWHQFGHNWQHYIRVVPGMMFINGKNRTLYAGSWTMVNMHEIACISGIAAAYRLGARYVPLDDFAEDFFAKYLLVSHGKRYKR